CTCAGTCCCTATTTGTCTggtcaaaataaagaacatcaTGGCACCTGATGAATAGCTTCGTCTTTAAGATATGCTGCAGTCTCTCCTTCTGTGCACTCTTTGACTGGGAAAATGGGCAAATAATCCACAAATCTTGACTTCTTCACTGTGTATTTGTATCCCCAGGAACGTGAGGATCATGCGTGGAAATCTCCAGTGGTATCCTTTCTGGCCCTGATTGAGGATTTTAAAGTCACCAGGATCTTAACAATAAACATAGCAACtttatgtgtacattttaaCTATTTAGTTGCCCTTGTAAATTTCATTGAGAGATCACATGACCTTAAGAGAGTCTTTATCTTGTGCGAGACTTGTTgccatttgtgtgtttatgttctgtCAATTTACTCTCTGCCACCACTTGGAAACACTGCCACTCTTCTTGTTGCATGCAAAGGACAGCATACATATACTGTAGCGTATGCTTTCTTATGGGGCTCTGGTGGCCCCTGGGTCAAAACTTGATAGGGACCTTTGTGCTGTATCCTATTCCTGCTCTCTTGCTCCTCTAAATTGTCTACTGTGACATCTTATAAATAccccaaaaataaataattaaataaaataaaataaatgccCTCTCTAATACTTGGTATCACCCAGTGTGTGCTGAACCTCCCGAGTCACCATGACCACTCTATGTTTGGGATTTATCCAGTAAATTCCTTGACATTATGATCTTTAAGGTACAAAGTTCTTCAAGACAAAGAGGTAGGCTACAACTTGTTTTCCTTCCTTGTGgttcatttctgtttcacatttccCTGCTAGATGTTCAGTTGCTTGATTCATCTTGAGTGATCGCACTAGTGATacacaataatgaaaacaaaacttttaatGTAAATCAGTAAGGCactgttaaaatgaaatgtgttttttttctgctggtgtttttgCATGCTCAGTTGACACAGGCTGAGGGCCAGAGTGAGGCTGCTAAGCAGAGAGAACTTCAGAAGAAGATCGAACAGCTGAGAGCTGAGATCAGTCACCTGGACTCTCAGATCAGTGGAACAGAGGAACAGTTGGCTACACAAGGTTAGTCATCACATGCACTATGGACTGGGTATCTGATCGGGCCACATTACTCCTTTAACAGTTAGTGTGGGTGGAAGGCAGAAAGCCAGCTCatatgctgctgtttgctttgcttaCATAGTTCAACAATATTTTAAGTGCCAGTGTTTTCCACTATTTACTAACAGAGCAGTCCATCAGCCGTACCTGGGCCCAGGCAGAGGACAGCCGGCGCAGAGAGCTGCTCCTACAAGCCTTCAGGCGGCGCTGCATCTTGGATCGGAAGGTGCTCTCTGATGACACACAAAAGATCAGCGCGCACTGCCAGGCACTGGAACAAATGGCCAAGTAAGGCAGAACATTGATAgtttaagtaaaataaaaagtaaagaagTAGGATCACTTACACATGCATACCAATCATATAATACATAAGTAAGCCCTGCCCTGGCTTTGTTGCAGGAAAGCAGAGATTGAAGTGCTGTTTGATGATAAGCcttccagcagcagtgatggtGACAAACTCAACTCTAAAACTGCAGCGGAGGCACAGGTCCTGGTAAGAGCTGTCTAAATCTGGTCTGTCTTTTACTGAGTAGAGTTTGGAGTGCACTTCATCTGGCATATGCAGTGTCAGTGCATTACTGTTACCCATGAGTACCTGCCACCATCCAAGGCCCccaaaataatgaatgaataggCCAACTGAGAAAAATGCATGCTGGTTATGTCGAAAATCACTCTGTTTACTATTTAGTGCATTATATATACCCTCTGTCATTTCAGTTTAGCGTCTGAATTCTGAGTGTTAATTGTGTATACTATATAGAGCCCTCAAAAATTGCCACAATGGGGGGAAAACAAGGAGTGCCTATAGAGTGTACACCACTTTCTGCTAATAAACCCACAATCCAATGCACCTCTACATCTGTAAATGATAACGATTTAAAAAGTTTCTGAAATCTCAATTTACTGCTCCCTATAGAGCAAACTAATGACGATGTGCAGTTTTAATATAAGGAGTAATGAAGGGGTGATTTCAGGAACACTGTTCCATTTTACGTTGGAAATGGCAATGGATAATGTTATGGTATGTCATCTTGAAATGCCAGCTGATGATAAATTATTCACACAAATCTGAGTAATGTAGAAGAAGGTGCCCGTAATACATCAGCTGTTAACTGAAGGCATcccatttcttttgttttacctGTTAGCGTGAAGTGAGAGAGTTGTGTGACGACAGGGTGCACTTCTACCAGTCGTTGCAAGAGAGTGAACTGAAGACCACACACTCTGCAGCCAAACAGTAAGGACTAAAGTCGCTACAGTATTTGATAAACCAACAAAAAACTGTCTTTCAGAATATTGTCAACTTCTTCTTTCTTGAATTAAttgcttctctctctggttCCACTCAGTATGACTCGTGAACAAagggctgctgtgtttcagtacTGGCTGAGTGCTGTGGAGGTTGGTGTATTTTGATCAAATCTCGCTAGATATTTTGGTGCTTGTGTATATACTGTTAATTTTCACTTTGAATGATGAACATGTTGTTGCCTGTCATGTCATCAGAATCTGTTGGCTGGTTATCCTCCACACCACGTCCTCTCAGCATTGGAGTATTTAGCTTCCAGAGAGCAGAAGGAACTCGAGGAGAAACTCGCCTGTCTGGATGTGACCCGAGATGTGACAGCTCTACGGTAAACATCAATGTTGTTATAATGTTCTCATTTCCTttaagaatataaaaaaaaacccagcatcTTAGTGTTTGAGCATTTATCTAGCATTTTAATTGCAGGTTCCGATATGAAAGCAATCGCCTACTGGACATGTCAGCAGAGGAGGATAATGAGTTGCCATCAGTGAAGACCCTCTTAGAGGTgctaaacacagacacacagctgctgctgtgctgctgcatgtgtttcctgacatgattaaaacatttgtatttgttgaatTGCATGTTTGTTGTTCCAGGCTGCTTGGGTAGAGGTGGAGCAGAGTTTGGTGGAATTGGCCCAGACTCGTGCCAGAGTCCAGCAGCTCCGAAGCCAGTTGCAGGCCCGCAAGAAGGAGGCTGAGCTGGAGGTGTCTGGTACTGCGGATGAGCTCAACAACGATACCTTGGCATTGTAAGCTGACTCACTGTTGAGTAATTGATGCCCACAAGTGTGTTAActtgaaatggaaaaactggtttgaaatcattcattttgtattttctttgttgctgtcagGTCAGCTCTAGAGGTGGAACTCCAGTGTGTGATGCAGGCAGCAGCCAGGGATCATATCAGAGACCAGTGTATCCAACTTGACCAGCATGCCAGAAGCCGAGAGGAGGCACTGAGAAACCTCCACAGCCAGTGGCAGAGCATCCTTGATTTCAGACAACTAGTGGTGAGAGTGAATTGAGACCTCTCATAACCTTTTCCAATATCACTCCTAGGTTAAGCATTTTGTACACGTTTCAAAATATAGCAGTAATTATTGAGGAAAATGTGGTCTACAGGATTGGCTATGTGTGTTGTAAACTGTCTAGAGATAAACATTTGGCAAACCTTTCTGTGCTCTTAAAGAGGTGTTTCTGCAACATATATCATTAAATGTGTTCTGTTGTTGTGTCTCTCAGGTTATGAGACAGGAGCATATCAGAAGTCTGATTAAGGGAAACTCCGCTGCCAAGACGGAGCTGATCCGTCTGCACACAGAGGTGTGAATGTTCTCCATTTATGATGCTGAAGTAAAGAGATTATGTAGAAGAGCTTGCTTCATTCTGtgctgaaaataatgttttttttctcttaaactaaaaaaagtttcccacaaaaaaaagctacattttGAAAATCTCTTGAAGATGTCTTTGTTCTATGTCTGTCTTGTTTTAGTTGCAGGAATTCATCCAGGGCAAACTGGCACCACAGTTTGAATATGTCACCACTGCAACCAACAGTCTAAGGAACTCCATTTCCAAGGAGGCCAGACAGTTGGGGACGGTTTCCCTTCTTGCTCTGGACCGTAGGACTGTTGAAGGGTAAGAACAAGTTGCCTGATAACTAAAGGGGGAAACTTCGTCAGGTTAGTATGTATATTAaccaataaagttttatttttgttggcaCCTAGTAAAGGGTCCTAACTAACACCCATGAGCATACATTCATATCCAAGTATTATACTGccaataaaatatgtatttggCAATAAATCAAAAAGGGTTACATGACACATGCTGACaactttttcccctctcttgtgttgagttttgttgcatttcacaATCAACTACAAattcacagagggaggaggatgggaAAAGCAGAGCATTAAAATCTGTCAAGGGATTATCCTGCTTCATTCATGACCTGTGGctaaagcaaaaaacaaaaaaagaaaaaagaaaccgACTCATGAGG
This DNA window, taken from Chelmon rostratus isolate fCheRos1 chromosome 4, fCheRos1.pri, whole genome shotgun sequence, encodes the following:
- the haus5 gene encoding HAUS augmin-like complex subunit 5, with protein sequence MADRNLVQQLKRWATEEFNLPPDSLPNDSYFKTLCVGTGKSIWKYVIQHIFHQRNVRIMRGNLQWYKVLQDKELTQAEGQSEAAKQRELQKKIEQLRAEISHLDSQISGTEEQLATQEQSISRTWAQAEDSRRRELLLQAFRRRCILDRKVLSDDTQKISAHCQALEQMAKKAEIEVLFDDKPSSSSDGDKLNSKTAAEAQVLREVRELCDDRVHFYQSLQESELKTTHSAAKHMTREQRAAVFQYWLSAVENLLAGYPPHHVLSALEYLASREQKELEEKLACLDVTRDVTALRFRYESNRLLDMSAEEDNELPSVKTLLEAAWVEVEQSLVELAQTRARVQQLRSQLQARKKEAELEVSGTADELNNDTLALSALEVELQCVMQAAARDHIRDQCIQLDQHARSREEALRNLHSQWQSILDFRQLVVMRQEHIRSLIKGNSAAKTELIRLHTELQEFIQGKLAPQFEYVTTATNSLRNSISKEARQLGTVSLLALDRRTVEGMQRVPASWMSIHRLESPSFSTLCQSLAFPLYRAPEELCSQTRSQQLELRFLRQLMQLHSATLQKLQKEAEVLHASDKKALLSRVVEEDQKLLKSLVPRVRGLTQRCAQGLSYGVQVKTAISYWWEKPAQHALPELSKGGLTYHQWLQRWKLAAKAS